The proteins below come from a single Acidobacteriota bacterium genomic window:
- a CDS encoding prepilin-type N-terminal cleavage/methylation domain-containing protein: MRNRQNGFSLIELLIVVAIILIIASIAIPSIVGAHRSADEASAANTVRAINSAQISYNSAYPAIGYAGTLVALGGNACTPPSSASACLIDSQVASGTKNGYTFTLSGASGNPAGTYQIIGAPTVPNQTGVRSFCSYADGVVRAQVSAIATCDNSVPPLQ; this comes from the coding sequence ATGCGAAATAGACAGAATGGTTTTTCTCTGATCGAACTGTTGATCGTGGTAGCGATCATCCTGATCATCGCTTCGATTGCGATCCCAAGTATCGTCGGCGCGCACCGCTCGGCCGATGAGGCGTCGGCGGCGAATACCGTCCGGGCCATCAACAGTGCTCAGATTTCGTATAACTCCGCGTATCCGGCGATCGGCTATGCTGGCACTCTGGTTGCGTTAGGCGGAAACGCATGTACTCCCCCGTCCTCAGCCAGCGCGTGTTTGATTGACAGCCAGGTCGCGTCTGGAACAAAGAACGGATACACATTCACGCTGAGCGGCGCGTCTGGCAACCCTGCCGGGACCTATCAGATCATTGGCGCGCCGACCGTCCCGAATCAGACTGGTGTCCGTTCATTCTGCTCGTATGCGGACGGCGTTGTGCGAGCGCAAGTGAGCGCGATTGCTACTTGCGACAACAGCGTGCCGCCGCTGCAGTGA
- a CDS encoding GGDEF domain-containing protein, which produces MTANAWKSWLLPGGLLLALSVALVNSSLLQLVAPSLGFYYLAVFTAGLLLAWRFNSSRVLFSLLVILLAHRAVEFFSAGRLHSGSGRTAIILVALLVPLNYIALALMRERGFTVAGMAPRFGILFLESVVVAVACRPENSSGSSAAASGLPLWTLISFAAGATVLVLRFFQTRKPMEPGFLWSLVAVFLWLDLSPVGKIADVYVATAGLILAASMVETSYVLAYFDELTGIRGRRAFNESLLSLDQQYAIAIVDIDHFKNFNDTYGHDTGDQVLRMVASRLASVGGGGQAFRCGGEEFAILFRNASAKEAFEELERLRHTIQNSTFRFRGHERRTEPRAAEPERRKPGRKKALAVTPPQRPAGELSVTVSIGVAEPSTRYRQPEQVIHAADQALYRAKHNGRNRVELASNVALRVTRGKGAKASRV; this is translated from the coding sequence TTGACAGCGAACGCATGGAAATCGTGGCTGCTCCCCGGAGGCCTGTTGCTGGCCCTGTCGGTGGCGCTCGTCAACAGTTCTTTGCTGCAACTGGTCGCGCCCTCTCTCGGGTTCTATTACCTCGCCGTCTTCACTGCTGGACTGCTGCTCGCCTGGCGATTCAATTCCAGCCGCGTGCTTTTTTCATTGCTCGTCATATTGTTGGCGCACCGCGCCGTAGAGTTCTTTTCCGCTGGACGCCTTCATAGCGGGTCCGGTCGCACCGCGATCATATTGGTCGCCCTCCTGGTTCCTCTCAACTACATCGCACTCGCACTGATGCGCGAGCGTGGATTCACCGTTGCCGGCATGGCTCCGCGCTTTGGGATTCTGTTTCTCGAATCGGTGGTGGTTGCAGTCGCCTGCAGGCCGGAAAACAGCAGCGGGAGTTCGGCTGCCGCGAGCGGCCTGCCTCTGTGGACACTCATCAGCTTCGCGGCGGGCGCGACCGTCCTGGTTTTGCGGTTTTTCCAGACCCGCAAGCCCATGGAACCCGGGTTCCTTTGGTCGCTGGTCGCGGTATTTCTCTGGCTTGATCTCTCGCCGGTCGGAAAGATCGCCGATGTGTACGTGGCGACCGCGGGACTCATTCTGGCAGCGTCCATGGTTGAGACCTCGTACGTGCTAGCCTATTTTGATGAACTCACCGGCATTCGCGGACGGCGCGCCTTCAACGAGTCCTTGCTATCGCTCGATCAGCAATACGCGATCGCAATCGTCGACATCGACCACTTCAAGAATTTCAACGATACCTATGGCCACGACACCGGTGACCAGGTGCTCCGCATGGTCGCCTCGCGACTCGCGAGTGTGGGGGGCGGGGGACAAGCCTTTCGCTGCGGAGGCGAGGAGTTTGCCATCCTGTTCCGCAATGCCTCGGCGAAAGAAGCGTTCGAAGAACTCGAGCGACTAAGACACACAATTCAGAATTCCACTTTTCGATTTCGCGGCCATGAGAGGCGGACGGAACCGCGCGCCGCAGAGCCCGAGCGCCGCAAACCGGGCAGAAAGAAAGCGCTTGCTGTGACGCCGCCGCAGCGTCCGGCGGGTGAGCTATCCGTGACCGTGAGCATCGGAGTGGCCGAACCCAGCACGCGCTATCGCCAGCCGGAACAGGTGATCCATGCCGCCGATCAGGCTCTTTATCGCGCGAAACACAATGGACGCAACCGGGTAGAACTGGCGTCGAACGTTGCACTCCGTGTGACTCGTGGCAAGGGAGCCAAAGCGTCCCGGGTGTGA
- a CDS encoding helix-turn-helix domain-containing protein: MTTEWFTAAEAALYLKVKVRTLLLWVRQGRVKAFALSGIKRHVWRFRQRDLDAALLGSPVLLCQTPSVRPAERTEQ, translated from the coding sequence TTGACTACCGAATGGTTCACGGCTGCCGAGGCCGCTCTATATCTCAAAGTCAAGGTTCGCACACTCTTGCTCTGGGTCCGGCAAGGCAGAGTGAAAGCGTTTGCACTGTCCGGCATAAAACGCCACGTGTGGCGCTTCCGTCAGCGAGACTTGGACGCTGCCCTTCTGGGATCTCCCGTGCTACTCTGCCAGACGCCATCCGTGCGCCCTGCGGAAAGGACGGAGCAATGA
- a CDS encoding RHS repeat-associated core domain-containing protein, with the protein MNILPTQTTTTWANGKTSQVTMSYDSGFTFPNPTGSGAGYTGLYGKVITQKEYDYGTSSGVPGPLLRQTNTSYVWQSPNPHFSNYLSNNMLNLVYSSQITDGTSQKAFTQYGYDETATIASGMSAAQNLDTAPWTGLYRGNRTSVNRWRNLPSVQTLTSTTTYYDTGMPSVAKDPLLNPTTYQYSSTFQGAYATQIKNALNQSSYPNYDYNTGLLISTTDPNGQITTNSYDVVSRLTNVSRPAGGGQTSFCYTDLGGSTCSQGSAPYQVVITKAITSTVNETATAIVDGMGRLAHTQLNSDPEGVVYADDTYDAAGNKSTTTNPYRTTSDTTYGITTNAYDALHRGTQVTQADGSLLKTAYCGNSTLVTDEAGHWRRSIVDGLGRLIEVDEPNSTTATVNANGCPGTSEPIWVTTYGYDTLGNLIGVLQAGSRARSFSYDSLSRILTADNPESGHLAYTYDADGDVTTKTTPLQNQTNPATTTAISYCYDSLNRLTAKGYGVQACTAGTMSTPVATYTYDGSGCLGQASCYNIGHRTGMTDPAGSESWAYDQVGRTVVQSRTTATKTKTTNYTYNLDSSVATLTYPSGRIITYTPDTAGRLSNAKDNTTSVYYATGTCANGILGNGACYAPQGATALLQNGTSLVSTHIYNKRLQPCWMYSTTGTALATSRLCTDTATTANMLDLKYNFNLGTDNGNPVSIANNRVSGRGQTFAYDQLNRVSTAQTTGSHASDPTLCWGQAFGYDSTGNWSNLLSIAGSSSAYTGCTQGSLSVSVTTKNQISTDTYDAAGNLMTIPGTGGATYVFNTENQMTSTSNSSTQYIYDGDGNRVEKSGSKIYWYAGSEVLDETDLTGSVTNGSFNEYVFFGGNRIARRDSSNNVFYYLADQLGTSRAIVQGGQTVFCYDADFEPFGGEHAYTNTCAQNYKFTGKERDSESGLDYLGARYYGSGMARFNSADPKSITKQRVRDPQQWNMYSYTRNNPLAFVDPDGREVRTPLQGQQYDQLVKMIAKEYMKESFRKDFNKLSDSKTVHEIGNKDLRSKDSQVPGTPIWHTVLGTNDPKIETNKDGKADLKKNTISFDLTRLGGDYKDDQSAVTRHEIHHGVQIEDSPEDAKQYQHGDKAVQDRMENDAASVENSGKEPNSMTEEDAEKEVQEKLIQDNPSPK; encoded by the coding sequence ATGAACATATTGCCAACCCAAACGACTACTACCTGGGCAAATGGCAAGACCAGCCAAGTAACCATGAGCTACGATTCTGGGTTCACCTTTCCAAACCCCACAGGGAGCGGGGCAGGCTACACCGGGCTCTACGGCAAAGTCATAACGCAAAAAGAATACGACTACGGCACTAGCTCTGGCGTGCCGGGGCCTCTGCTACGCCAAACGAACACCAGCTACGTCTGGCAAAGCCCCAATCCGCACTTTTCCAACTATCTCAGCAACAACATGCTGAATCTGGTTTACTCAAGCCAGATCACGGACGGGACGAGTCAAAAGGCGTTCACCCAATACGGGTACGACGAAACGGCCACGATTGCCTCGGGAATGAGTGCCGCTCAGAATCTCGATACCGCACCTTGGACAGGTCTCTATCGTGGAAATCGGACCTCCGTGAATCGCTGGCGGAATCTGCCGTCGGTGCAAACCCTGACCAGTACCACGACGTACTACGACACTGGAATGCCGTCTGTCGCCAAAGACCCTTTGCTCAATCCAACGACCTACCAATATTCGAGCACGTTCCAAGGCGCGTATGCGACTCAGATCAAAAACGCGTTAAACCAGAGCAGCTATCCCAACTACGACTACAACACGGGGTTGTTAATCTCGACCACCGACCCGAACGGTCAAATCACCACGAACAGCTACGACGTAGTTTCTCGTCTGACGAACGTCAGCCGCCCGGCGGGCGGCGGGCAAACGTCGTTCTGCTACACCGACCTTGGCGGTTCCACGTGTAGTCAAGGCAGCGCACCGTATCAAGTCGTGATTACAAAGGCGATCACGAGCACGGTCAACGAGACCGCTACTGCCATCGTGGACGGCATGGGAAGGCTGGCGCATACCCAGCTAAATTCCGATCCCGAGGGCGTCGTCTATGCCGACGATACCTACGATGCAGCGGGAAACAAGTCCACTACCACGAATCCGTATCGCACGACATCCGACACGACATACGGAATTACCACCAACGCCTATGATGCCCTGCACCGCGGGACGCAGGTCACCCAGGCAGATGGCTCGCTTCTTAAGACGGCGTATTGTGGAAATTCGACCCTGGTTACCGATGAAGCAGGCCACTGGCGACGTAGCATCGTTGACGGATTAGGCCGTTTGATTGAAGTGGACGAGCCCAATTCGACGACGGCAACCGTTAACGCTAACGGCTGTCCTGGAACCAGTGAACCAATCTGGGTCACGACATACGGTTACGACACGCTGGGCAACCTCATAGGCGTCCTTCAAGCCGGTTCCCGCGCACGCAGCTTTTCGTATGATTCACTATCGCGCATCCTCACTGCCGACAATCCAGAATCCGGCCATCTGGCGTATACCTACGACGCCGACGGGGATGTGACCACCAAGACAACCCCGTTGCAGAACCAGACCAATCCGGCTACCACCACAGCGATTAGCTATTGCTATGACTCGCTGAATCGGCTGACGGCCAAGGGATATGGAGTGCAGGCATGTACCGCAGGCACTATGTCCACTCCCGTCGCGACCTACACCTATGACGGGAGCGGCTGTCTGGGGCAGGCCTCGTGCTACAACATTGGGCATCGCACCGGGATGACGGACCCGGCGGGTTCGGAGTCTTGGGCATACGATCAAGTGGGACGAACCGTTGTCCAGTCACGTACGACCGCCACGAAAACCAAGACTACGAATTACACCTACAATCTCGATAGCTCAGTAGCCACTCTGACCTATCCCAGCGGGCGCATCATCACGTACACGCCCGATACTGCCGGACGCCTGAGCAACGCCAAGGACAACACTACGAGCGTCTACTACGCAACGGGCACCTGTGCCAACGGCATCCTAGGGAATGGGGCCTGCTACGCGCCGCAAGGGGCAACGGCGCTCCTCCAGAACGGGACATCGCTGGTGTCTACTCATATCTACAACAAGCGGCTCCAGCCCTGCTGGATGTATTCAACCACTGGAACAGCCCTGGCTACCAGTCGTCTATGCACAGATACGGCGACCACCGCCAACATGCTGGACCTGAAATACAACTTCAACCTTGGAACGGACAACGGGAATCCTGTCAGCATCGCGAACAATCGCGTTTCAGGCCGCGGCCAGACGTTCGCCTACGATCAGTTGAATCGCGTCTCGACCGCTCAAACCACGGGGAGTCACGCCAGCGATCCCACCCTTTGCTGGGGGCAGGCATTCGGCTACGATTCCACTGGCAACTGGAGCAACCTACTCTCGATTGCCGGGTCGTCGTCGGCCTACACTGGATGCACGCAGGGGAGTCTCAGCGTCAGCGTGACCACGAAGAACCAGATTTCCACCGACACCTACGACGCTGCCGGGAACCTGATGACCATACCGGGCACGGGCGGGGCTACCTATGTATTCAACACCGAAAACCAGATGACCTCGACCTCGAATTCGAGTACCCAGTACATCTATGATGGCGACGGCAATCGAGTGGAAAAGTCTGGCAGCAAGATTTACTGGTATGCAGGCAGCGAAGTTTTGGACGAAACCGATCTGACGGGAAGCGTCACAAATGGCAGTTTCAATGAATACGTGTTCTTTGGCGGAAATCGCATCGCCCGGCGTGATTCGTCGAACAATGTGTTTTACTATCTGGCGGACCAACTGGGCACCTCACGAGCGATCGTTCAGGGAGGGCAGACGGTGTTCTGCTACGACGCTGATTTCGAACCTTTTGGCGGGGAACACGCCTACACAAATACCTGTGCCCAGAACTACAAGTTCACGGGTAAAGAACGGGATTCCGAATCTGGCCTAGACTACCTCGGTGCGCGGTACTACGGGTCAGGTATGGCTCGGTTCAATTCTGCCGATCCGAAGAGCATCACGAAACAAAGAGTCCGTGATCCTCAGCAGTGGAACATGTACTCGTACACCAGGAACAATCCCCTCGCATTTGTCGACCCGGACGGGCGTGAGGTTCGTACACCCCTACAGGGACAGCAGTACGATCAGCTCGTAAAGATGATCGCTAAAGAATATATGAAGGAGTCGTTCCGAAAGGACTTCAACAAACTGTCTGACAGCAAGACCGTTCACGAAATAGGCAATAAGGACCTTCGATCGAAGGATAGCCAGGTCCCCGGAACACCAATTTGGCACACTGTGCTCGGCACGAATGATCCTAAGATCGAAACCAACAAGGACGGGAAGGCTGATCTGAAGAAGAACACAATCAGCTTTGACCTAACGCGATTGGGTGGAGACTATAAGGATGACCAATCGGCCGTTACCCGCCATGAGATCCACCACGGAGTTCAAATAGAAGACTCGCCGGAAGACGCCAAGCAATATCAACACGGGGACAAAGCGGTTCAGGACAGAATGGAGAATGATGCCGCCAGCGTCGAGAACTCCGGCAAAGAACCCAACTCGATGACAGAGGAAGACGCTGAAAAAGAAGTACAGGAAAAATTGATTCAAGACAACCCAAGCCCAAAATAG
- a CDS encoding tyrosine-type recombinase/integrase, whose product MGQNGTLTKDHGAWYLRYYEGKKRKKIWLGRLEDFPTLRLIRPRAEEERARLRLAVDADRLGMTLANYIEHHYLPEVEPRLRPSTYAGYKGLFERYLKERAGIRLWVIRPYHIQQLLNEIAADRKRTLRRTTYSHLKAFLSVIFNHARNYGFYTEANPVTGVFLPARALASRETGVYTLEEIEQILPLLTLEHRAAVAIAGYAGLRLAEIQGLTWDCYADDALTVEETEWRGYRSPPKSKASGSFVPVIPALRDILNEYRRSAPVSGRLFSESLENAGRGPIKAAMKTVGLTWRGWHSFRRGLASNLFELEVSDKVVQRILRHSRVSITRDRYVKVRDPKVEAAMQTLERAVNRPANAGREESSSSA is encoded by the coding sequence ATGGGTCAGAACGGAACTCTCACAAAGGATCACGGCGCGTGGTACCTCCGCTACTACGAAGGGAAAAAGCGCAAGAAGATTTGGCTGGGTCGTCTAGAGGACTTCCCTACCCTGCGGCTGATTCGCCCAAGGGCTGAGGAAGAACGCGCCCGCCTGCGGCTCGCCGTCGATGCAGACCGTTTGGGCATGACGCTCGCGAACTACATTGAGCATCACTACCTTCCCGAAGTGGAGCCGCGCCTTCGCCCATCCACCTATGCCGGGTATAAGGGGCTGTTCGAGCGATACCTAAAAGAACGCGCTGGAATCCGGCTGTGGGTGATCCGTCCGTATCACATTCAGCAGTTGCTCAACGAGATTGCAGCAGATCGCAAACGAACACTCCGGCGCACCACGTACTCGCACCTCAAAGCCTTCCTCAGCGTGATCTTCAACCACGCTCGCAATTACGGCTTCTATACGGAGGCGAACCCAGTGACCGGGGTATTCCTTCCCGCCCGCGCTCTGGCTTCGCGGGAAACCGGCGTCTACACACTGGAGGAGATTGAGCAAATCCTTCCTCTCCTCACCCTGGAACACCGGGCAGCGGTCGCTATCGCCGGGTACGCTGGGCTCAGGCTCGCGGAGATTCAAGGGCTGACGTGGGACTGTTACGCGGACGACGCGCTTACGGTCGAAGAGACGGAGTGGCGCGGTTATCGTTCTCCGCCGAAGTCCAAGGCATCCGGCAGCTTCGTTCCGGTCATTCCCGCGCTCCGCGATATACTGAATGAGTATCGCCGCTCCGCTCCCGTCTCTGGGCGTCTGTTCTCCGAGTCTCTAGAGAATGCCGGACGCGGGCCTATCAAGGCCGCAATGAAGACGGTCGGTTTGACGTGGCGCGGGTGGCATTCGTTCCGGCGCGGACTCGCCTCGAATTTGTTTGAGTTGGAAGTGAGTGATAAAGTGGTACAGCGAATCCTCCGGCACAGCCGGGTTTCGATTACGAGGGATAGATACGTGAAGGTGCGTGACCCGAAAGTCGAAGCCGCAATGCAAACGCTGGAGCGGGCCGTGAATAGGCCCGCGAATGCAGGCCGCGAGGAGTCGAGCAGTTCCGCGTAA
- a CDS encoding MFS transporter, which produces MDTPPGSSNASMTPADRADASRRRQLVLAGQIAFLPTGILTTLLSPMLPILSKRWVLTDAQVGNFFPIQFLSQLAGVLLSGYMLARVGFRTVFLSGLLLMAAGTSTLFLGTMSLGMVSVAVYGLGLGLIIPTTNLMAAEVTTGSRAAAVSLLNFFWGVGAVLGSLLVAWASKTQHVPLFLGGVAVSLLVLAFAVRNLPFPPAHPTGESSLRWSAIARNPVTWLFAVVFFLYPGAETCVGGWIGSYVSQTGMGATAIAAMIPAFFYAALTAGRGVGGWLLRHFSERRVLQCGYAVATIGIGILLRSSTLMEVKVSAVLTGLSYATLYPITVARLSHRYGVEARSVGSLMFSLAAIGPAALPWLVGMVSQSAGSLRAGLLVPFVATAVLFFIHIKEW; this is translated from the coding sequence GTGGACACACCTCCCGGCTCCAGCAATGCCTCGATGACCCCGGCGGACAGAGCCGACGCATCTCGTCGTCGCCAGTTGGTTCTCGCCGGGCAAATTGCTTTTCTTCCTACCGGAATCCTGACCACGCTGCTCAGCCCGATGCTCCCCATTCTCAGCAAGCGGTGGGTGCTGACGGACGCACAGGTCGGAAATTTCTTTCCCATACAGTTTCTTTCCCAACTCGCGGGCGTTCTCCTGTCTGGATACATGCTTGCACGGGTGGGCTTCCGAACTGTGTTTCTATCCGGCTTACTGCTGATGGCGGCCGGTACGAGTACGCTTTTTCTAGGAACAATGTCGCTGGGAATGGTGTCGGTGGCGGTGTACGGGCTGGGGTTGGGATTGATTATCCCGACTACCAACCTGATGGCCGCGGAAGTCACGACCGGTTCTCGCGCGGCAGCGGTGAGCCTGCTCAACTTTTTCTGGGGCGTGGGTGCCGTACTCGGTTCGCTGCTGGTGGCGTGGGCTTCGAAGACGCAGCATGTGCCGCTGTTTCTTGGCGGAGTGGCGGTCTCGCTCCTGGTGCTCGCCTTTGCGGTACGGAATCTTCCATTTCCGCCGGCGCATCCCACGGGAGAGTCTTCGCTGCGCTGGAGCGCGATCGCGAGAAATCCGGTCACGTGGCTGTTTGCAGTCGTGTTTTTTCTCTATCCCGGCGCGGAAACATGCGTGGGCGGCTGGATCGGGTCCTATGTTTCACAGACGGGAATGGGCGCTACAGCCATCGCAGCCATGATCCCCGCTTTCTTCTATGCCGCGCTCACGGCTGGCCGAGGAGTGGGAGGATGGCTGCTGCGGCATTTTTCCGAGCGGCGGGTTCTGCAATGCGGGTACGCGGTGGCGACGATCGGCATCGGGATATTGCTGCGCTCCTCGACCTTGATGGAAGTAAAAGTGAGCGCGGTGCTCACGGGCCTTTCCTATGCCACGCTGTATCCGATCACGGTGGCACGACTCTCTCATCGCTATGGCGTCGAGGCGCGCAGCGTGGGTTCGCTGATGTTCTCTCTTGCAGCCATCGGACCGGCCGCTCTGCCGTGGCTGGTGGGAATGGTGTCGCAATCTGCGGGGAGTTTGCGCGCCGGCTTGCTCGTACCTTTTGTTGCGACTGCAGTTCTGTTTTTCATTCACATCAAGGAATGGTAG
- the terL gene encoding phage terminase large subunit, producing the protein MITFRKFFTATSPATFEQPWHLKLIGSYLEKVERREIQNLAIFTPPQHGKSTTVAERYPAYHFARDPLSHVLVCSYSDDLAVRASANCKTIVQSDWWQETFNYPVGKATEARWMFVVPGQDGRYSCVASGIAGGITGHTADLCVIDDVLRNRMDALSPTIRENIWQNFTSSVESRLPKNGRIVMITTRWHADDLAGRILTRAKENKKASQWTVLVLPATNDSGEEAYVLDTRTGEQKFLAKYDALWPSRFPRDILDQRRADLGEGIWSALYACRPSMGTDILFPVESWGTYKGIEEDQLSLVVTAWDCASKTGNGNDYSANVVLGRMNDGRILVLDVWKSKVDFSQLPGIILERYRAVAARYHTVPALVIEDAAAGTQAIQLFQSAHPLIPLVVAKPGGKSKIVRAEGVTVFTRSGVVLLPQQAIWRDSFVNECAEFPLGVHDDVVDAFVHGCKVFVSSGDFKSTEFLLTPGSTRPYTNEDIIAEFLENQPAFGICLSPELDRADEGDFE; encoded by the coding sequence ATGATCACGTTTCGGAAATTCTTTACGGCAACGAGTCCGGCGACGTTCGAACAGCCGTGGCACTTGAAGTTGATCGGCTCGTATCTTGAAAAGGTAGAACGCCGGGAGATTCAGAATCTCGCCATCTTTACGCCTCCTCAGCACGGAAAGTCCACGACCGTGGCGGAGCGATACCCGGCGTATCACTTTGCGCGTGATCCGCTCAGTCACGTGCTGGTCTGCTCCTATTCGGACGATCTAGCCGTGCGCGCCTCCGCGAACTGTAAAACGATTGTTCAAAGCGACTGGTGGCAGGAGACGTTCAACTATCCGGTCGGAAAGGCGACCGAGGCGCGTTGGATGTTCGTCGTGCCCGGTCAGGACGGTCGCTATAGCTGCGTTGCTTCGGGTATCGCCGGAGGTATCACAGGCCATACGGCGGACCTATGCGTGATTGATGACGTTCTCCGAAACAGGATGGATGCGCTATCGCCTACGATTCGAGAAAACATCTGGCAGAACTTTACATCTTCGGTTGAAAGCAGGTTGCCCAAGAATGGCCGCATAGTGATGATCACGACCCGCTGGCACGCGGACGATCTGGCCGGCAGGATTCTGACGCGGGCGAAGGAGAACAAGAAGGCTTCGCAGTGGACCGTCCTCGTTCTCCCGGCGACGAACGATTCCGGCGAGGAGGCTTACGTGCTGGACACGCGGACCGGTGAGCAGAAGTTCCTAGCGAAGTACGACGCGCTTTGGCCGTCGCGCTTCCCTCGCGACATTCTGGACCAGCGCCGCGCTGATCTGGGCGAAGGTATCTGGAGCGCGTTGTACGCCTGTCGCCCGTCGATGGGCACTGACATTCTCTTTCCTGTCGAATCTTGGGGCACGTACAAAGGCATCGAGGAGGACCAGCTTAGTCTTGTCGTAACCGCTTGGGACTGCGCAAGCAAGACCGGGAACGGCAACGATTATTCCGCCAACGTTGTTCTGGGGAGAATGAACGACGGTCGCATACTCGTCCTTGATGTCTGGAAAAGCAAAGTGGACTTCTCACAGCTGCCCGGAATCATCTTGGAGAGGTATCGCGCCGTGGCCGCTCGGTATCACACGGTTCCCGCGCTGGTGATCGAAGACGCGGCAGCCGGGACTCAAGCTATTCAGCTCTTTCAATCGGCCCACCCACTGATCCCGCTCGTCGTGGCGAAGCCCGGAGGAAAGTCCAAGATCGTTCGCGCTGAAGGCGTCACGGTCTTTACCCGGAGCGGAGTAGTGCTGCTCCCACAACAAGCCATCTGGCGCGATTCGTTCGTAAACGAGTGCGCGGAGTTCCCGCTGGGTGTTCACGACGACGTGGTAGACGCCTTCGTGCACGGTTGTAAGGTGTTCGTATCTTCCGGCGACTTCAAGTCAACCGAGTTCTTGCTCACGCCGGGCAGCACGCGACCATACACCAACGAAGATATCATCGCTGAATTTCTTGAAAATCAACCAGCCTTCGGGATATGTCTATCACCCGAACTAGACCGGGCTGACGAAGGAGACTTTGAATGA
- a CDS encoding site-specific integrase has protein sequence MSPKSKSHVRGMLHLLMEFAMWSGALEISRNPIDLVVVKGATKRTRQPRNLTVDEFRKFVKHLEEPFRTVALLSVCFGLRISECLALRWSDVDWLNGKLRIERAIVRQHVDDVKTVYSQKQMSIDPELLARLKAWKQLSQFCAEGDWLFASPVQLGRLPWSYPWILRVFHKAGDKAGIGKLPTHTLRHSYRSWLDAVGTSIAVQQKLMRHSDIRTTMNLYGDVVTDEMSQAHSKVVGLALAPQSSN, from the coding sequence TTGTCGCCCAAAAGCAAGTCTCATGTGCGGGGCATGTTGCACCTGCTCATGGAGTTTGCCATGTGGAGCGGAGCACTGGAAATTTCGCGAAATCCCATTGATCTTGTCGTAGTCAAAGGGGCGACCAAGCGTACACGCCAACCGCGTAATCTCACTGTGGATGAGTTCCGAAAGTTTGTGAAGCATCTTGAGGAACCCTTCCGCACAGTTGCGCTGCTTTCGGTGTGTTTCGGTTTGCGAATTAGCGAATGTCTGGCTCTGAGGTGGAGTGACGTGGACTGGTTGAACGGCAAGTTGCGAATTGAACGGGCAATTGTCCGGCAACATGTCGATGACGTGAAAACAGTCTACTCGCAGAAACAGATGAGCATTGATCCCGAACTATTGGCAAGGCTGAAAGCGTGGAAACAACTTTCACAGTTCTGCGCCGAGGGAGATTGGCTCTTTGCATCTCCGGTTCAGCTTGGACGCTTGCCCTGGTCCTACCCTTGGATTTTAAGGGTCTTTCACAAGGCAGGCGACAAAGCCGGGATCGGTAAACTGCCAACTCACACCCTGCGCCACAGCTATCGTTCGTGGCTCGATGCCGTGGGAACATCAATCGCCGTGCAGCAGAAGCTGATGCGACATAGCGACATTCGCACGACCATGAATCTTTACGGAGATGTGGTCACGGATGAGATGTCTCAGGCTCACTCCAAGGTAGTTGGCTTGGCACTCGCACCACAAAGTTCCAACTAA
- a CDS encoding helix-turn-helix transcriptional regulator, whose protein sequence is METFGSYMRRLRKSRGLTLKQVETQAKVSNAYISQIERGLRRPPHPDILKRLAKSYDVEHRELLIAAGYLEEDSAETAKRRQIEEAYEHVRTDPTFKQGTRLKGTHVSLETKRFIVEMYEKLTRRSLLKGA, encoded by the coding sequence ATGGAAACCTTCGGAAGCTACATGCGCCGATTGCGGAAATCGAGGGGTTTGACCTTAAAACAGGTCGAAACCCAGGCCAAAGTCTCGAATGCCTATATTTCTCAGATCGAGCGGGGACTGCGCAGACCGCCGCACCCTGACATTTTGAAACGGCTGGCGAAGTCCTACGATGTGGAGCATCGTGAGCTTTTGATTGCAGCCGGGTACCTGGAAGAGGATTCGGCGGAAACCGCCAAGAGAAGGCAGATCGAGGAAGCATACGAACACGTCAGGACTGACCCCACCTTTAAACAGGGTACTCGGCTAAAGGGAACGCACGTCAGTCTGGAAACGAAGCGCTTTATTGTGGAAATGTACGAGAAGTTAACGCGACGAAGCCTGCTGAAAGGGGCCTGA